One Mya arenaria isolate MELC-2E11 chromosome 7, ASM2691426v1 genomic window carries:
- the LOC128241050 gene encoding uncharacterized protein LOC128241050, translating into MASWALVFLVIVAAVGIESAFGLKGTIVQVPDEVNLKNKEVTLRGNGDIIIITIKNTETGSVTTIERIKNKKIQITKNNDDPTCYVSFGDVNLRFHELHFKTTFAYAIINPRGCRSLIFMTKQKTFESFTMLK; encoded by the exons ATGGCATCGTGGGCGCTGGTGTTTCTTGTAATTGTTGCCGCTGTGGGAATCGAGTCCGCCTTTGGACTCAAAGGG ACAATAGTTCAGGTTCCTGATGAGGTAAACTTGAAAAACAAGGAAGTGACACTGAGAGGTAATGGGGACATTATCATTATCACCATAAAGAACACGGAGACTGGCTCAGTCACTACAATTGAACGTATCAAAAACAAG aaaattcaGATAACGAAGAACAACGACGATCCCACTTGCTACGTCAGTTTTGGAGAT GTAAATTTGCGGTTTCACGAGCTTCACTTCAAGACAACATTCGCATACGCCATCATCAACCCACGTGGTTGTCGTTCCTTGATCtttatgacaaaacaaaagACTTTTGAATCTTttacaatgttgaaataa